In Microbacterium maritypicum, the following are encoded in one genomic region:
- a CDS encoding DUF6325 family protein, whose product MAEVVDMSLQALGDVEFVVVRLEDDRLSPDILEALLRQVESGAIRLLDFLLIRRLGAEDWHLIEIDADEFTLAGLGLDTPGLVCEDDARHFASGLPIGSLAALILVEPTWSERFSHDVDRRGDRILATQPIPASIANTVLASALRQP is encoded by the coding sequence GTGGCTGAGGTGGTCGATATGTCCCTGCAGGCGCTCGGCGACGTCGAATTCGTCGTCGTGCGCCTGGAGGACGACCGCCTCAGCCCCGACATCCTCGAAGCCCTGCTCCGACAGGTGGAGAGCGGCGCCATCCGCCTTCTGGACTTCCTTCTCATCCGCCGGCTCGGCGCGGAGGACTGGCACCTCATCGAGATCGACGCCGATGAGTTCACCCTCGCCGGTCTCGGTCTGGACACCCCTGGTCTCGTCTGCGAAGACGACGCCCGGCACTTCGCATCCGGGCTCCCCATCGGCTCCCTCGCAGCACTCATCCTCGTCGAGCCGACCTGGAGTGAACGCTTCTCCCACGATGTCGACCGTCGGGGTGATCGGATCCTCGCGACCCAACCCATCCCCGCCTCGATCGCGAACACGGTTCTCGCATCGGCGCTGCGCCAGCCCTGA
- a CDS encoding DUF6325 family protein: MNDFRFGPAEFYLVGFEGDRPDPATFRALTDLVDSGVVRLLDFVLLSKSAAGEVEIVELDTEDDSLGLDDFEPIAAGLAGEEDVEALASALAPGQSAAVVVLELAFARALAQNLAAAGGQVLRSERVPAPVVNAMMDILDQEGE; the protein is encoded by the coding sequence ATGAATGACTTCCGATTCGGCCCCGCCGAGTTCTACCTCGTCGGGTTCGAGGGCGATCGTCCAGACCCGGCGACGTTCCGCGCGCTGACCGACCTCGTCGACAGCGGGGTCGTGCGATTGCTCGACTTCGTCCTGCTGTCGAAGTCGGCGGCAGGGGAAGTGGAGATCGTCGAGCTCGACACGGAAGACGACTCCCTCGGACTCGACGACTTCGAGCCGATCGCCGCCGGACTGGCCGGCGAAGAGGACGTGGAGGCCCTCGCGAGCGCTCTCGCCCCCGGTCAGTCCGCTGCCGTCGTCGTCCTGGAACTCGCTTTCGCCCGGGCCCTCGCGCAGAACCTCGCCGCCGCCGGCGGTCAGGTGCTCCGTAGTGAGCGCGTGCCGGCACCCGTCGTGAACGCCATGATGGACATCCTCGATCAGGAAGGTGAATGA
- a CDS encoding SHOCT domain-containing protein yields MSIWESFWDIIWWFFWVFVFISYLMVLFNIVADLFRDHALNGWWKAVWIIFLIFVPFLTALVYLIARGKGMGERSVSAYREQQHAADSYIRSVAGSSPSDEIDKASKLLAAGTITPDEFAAIKTRALS; encoded by the coding sequence GTGTCCATTTGGGAAAGCTTCTGGGACATCATCTGGTGGTTCTTCTGGGTCTTCGTGTTCATCTCCTACCTGATGGTGCTCTTCAACATCGTGGCCGACCTGTTCCGGGATCACGCCCTCAACGGGTGGTGGAAGGCCGTGTGGATCATCTTCCTCATCTTCGTGCCCTTCCTCACGGCGCTCGTCTACCTCATCGCACGCGGCAAGGGAATGGGCGAACGCAGCGTCTCGGCGTACCGGGAGCAGCAGCACGCTGCCGACTCCTACATCCGCAGCGTCGCCGGATCCAGTCCCAGCGATGAGATCGACAAGGCGTCGAAGCTCCTCGCGGCGGGAACGATCACTCCCGACGAGTTCGCCGCCATCAAGACGCGCGCACTGAGCTGA
- a CDS encoding SHOCT domain-containing protein: MPLRRFGRPGLIGLAARTAVVAGTASAVGGAMSRHQQERAQGQYEQQQYEAAQQQAQVDAAAQNAAAQYAAPPVQAGAPAGTDDLIAKLQQLASLKDAGVLSETEFAAAKQKLLS; this comes from the coding sequence ATGCCCTTGAGAAGATTCGGTCGCCCGGGACTGATCGGACTGGCCGCCAGGACCGCGGTGGTGGCGGGAACGGCGTCGGCGGTCGGCGGTGCGATGTCGCGGCATCAGCAGGAGCGTGCGCAGGGCCAGTACGAGCAGCAGCAGTACGAAGCCGCTCAGCAGCAGGCGCAGGTCGACGCCGCCGCGCAGAACGCGGCAGCCCAGTATGCGGCTCCTCCGGTACAGGCGGGTGCGCCGGCCGGGACGGATGATCTGATCGCGAAGCTGCAGCAGCTGGCGTCGCTGAAGGACGCCGGCGTGCTGTCCGAGACGGAGTTCGCTGCGGCAAAGCAGAAGCTCCTGAGTTGA